In Stomoxys calcitrans chromosome 2, idStoCalc2.1, whole genome shotgun sequence, the following proteins share a genomic window:
- the LOC106081327 gene encoding eukaryotic translation initiation factor 3 subunit D-1: MSETLGSSAGSLHFEKPQVQFNENGWGPCELSDTFKDVPYQPFSKSDRLGKICDWTNTSNNDKKYQNKYASSFGTGNQYAYYHEEDETTFHLVDTARVQKPPHQRGRFNMRNLRNSRNARGRNARGGATPHMTTLGGKNVKARDNRRGVNRKFGGRNAPPKMRESSVAVRSDWSSIEEMDFPRLMKLSLPNIKEGEDIVTCGTLEYYDKIYDRINVKGEKALQKIDRIVHTVTTTDDPIIRRLSKTMGNVFATDAILATIMCSTRSNYSWDIVVDKIGNKIFMDKRDNTEFDLLTVNETSVEPPTDDDSSPNSPRNLAIEATFINHNFSQQVLKTGPNESKYKFQESNPFITEDEDIEVASVGYRYKKWDLGSEIVLVARCEHDGVLQSPNSEPQFLSIKALNEWDSKLANGVEWRQKLDTQRGAVLANELRNNACKLAKWTVQAVLAGSDQLKLGYVSRINPRDPSRHVILGTQQFKPHEFATQINLSMDNAWGILRCIIDIVMKQKDGRYLIMKDPNKPMIRLYDIPDNTFESDDGDDGEGDDGEAFQPVYAYGGGAK; this comes from the exons ATGAGTGAAACTTTAGGTTCATCAGCGGGTAGTCTGCACTTTGAGAAGCCACAAGTGCAATTCAATGAAAATGGTTGGGGACCATGCGAGTTGTCCGACACCTTTAAGGATGTGCCATATCAGCCATTTAGCAAAAGTGATCGCTTGGGAAAGATATGCGATTGGACCAACACATCGAACAATGATAAGAAATATCAAA ATAAATATGCTTCCTCCTTTGGTACTGGCAATCAATATGCCTATTATCATGAAGAAGATGAGACCACTTTCCATTTGGTGGATACTGCACGTGTGCAAAAACCACCCCATCAACGTGGCCGCTTTAATATGCGTAATCTACGCAATTCAAG AAATGCTCGTGGTCGCAATGCTCGCGGTGGTGCCACACCCCATATGACCACTTTGGGTGGCAAAAATGTCAAAGCCCGCGACAACCGACGTGGTGTCAATAGGAAATTTGGTGGCCGCAATGCTCCTCCCAAAATGCGTGAATCTTCAGTTGCTGTTCGCTCTGATTGGTCATCCATCGAAGAAATGGACTTCCCCCGCTTGATGAAACTGTCCTTGCCCAATATCAAGGAGGGTGAAGACATAGTCACCTGTGGCACCTTGGAATACTACGATAAAATCTATGATCGCATTAACGTTAAGGGTGAGAAGGCTTTGCAGAAGATCGATCGTATTGTTCATACTGTTACAACCACCGATGATCCCATCATTCGTCGTTTGTCCAAGACTATGGGTAATGTTTTTGCTACCGATGCCATTTTGGCCACCATCATGTGTTCGACGCGTTCGAACTATTCATGGGATATTGTTGTCGATAAAATTG GTAATAAGATCTTCATGGATAAACGTGACAACACTGAATTCGATTTACTGACGGTGAATGAAACCTCTGTGGAACCACCAACCGATGATGACAGCTCCCCTAACTCACCACGTAATTTGGCCATTGAAGCCACATTCATTAATCACAATTTCAGTCAGCAAGTATTGAAGACCGGACCCAATGAATCCAAATATAAATTCCAAGAATCCAATCCCTTCATAACTGAAGATGAAGATATTGAAGTGGCTAGCGTGGGTTATCGTTATAAGAAATGGGATTTGGGCAGTGAAATT GTTTTGGTAGCCCGTTGTGAACATGATGGTGTTCTGCAATCGCCCAACAGCGAACCCCAATTCCTTTCTATCAAGGCCCTCAATGAATGGGACTCAAAATTGGCAAATGGTGTGGAATGGCGTCAAAAATTGGACACTCAACGTGGTGCTGTTTTGGCCAATGAGTTGCGCAACAATGCCTGCAAATTGGCCAAATGGACTGTGCAAGCCGTGCTTGCTGGTTCCGATCAACTTAAGCTAGGTTATGTTTCACGTATCAATCCCCGCGACCCCTCACGTCATGTCATTTTGGGCACTCAACAATTCAAGCCCCATGAATTTGCCACTCAAATCAATTTGAGCATGGACAATGCCTGGGGTATCCTACGTTGTATTATCGATATTGTTATGAAACAAAAGGATGGTCGTTATTTGATCATGAAGGATCCCAACAAGCCCATGATTCGTTTGTATGACATCCCCGACAACACTTTCGAAAGTGATGATGGCGATGATGGTGAGGGTGATGATGGTGAAGCTTTCCAACCTGTTTATGCATATGGAGGGGGAGCAAAGTAA
- the LOC106081328 gene encoding GILT-like protein 3, translated as MKSFVPSWPASFLCAHLLVSIAINGLHADLEPNKLKVEVYYETLCPDSMRFIRNQLYRAMIDDSLLQFSELVFIPYGKVGSWTDPSTNVTNLYCQHGRKECELNALHACIVEHNTIREQLDLITCLLNGYSTDIDVCSQYLNIDVTEAKNCKATRETNEILQKYGNMTDAIEMTFVPSVGLGGVFDPWKQRSILYNFPRTFCRKYREKFDIELKNC; from the exons ATGAAATCTTTTGTCCCATCATGGCCTGCGTCATTTCTTTGTGCACATCTTTTGGTGTCCATTGCAATCAATGGTCTTCAT GCCGATTTAGAACCCAATAAGTTAAAAGTAGAAGTCTACTATGAGACACTTTGTCCTGATAGCATGCGTTTTATACGCAATCAACTGTATAGGGCCATGATCGATGATAGTCTGCTGCAATTTAGCGAATTGGTGTTCATACCCTATGGCAAAGTTGGA TCTTGGACAGATCCCAGCACAAATGTGACAAACCTTTATTGTCAACATGGTAGAAAGGAATGTGAATTGAATGCCTTGCATGCCTGTATAGTGGAGCATAACACCATAAGGGAACAACTGGATTTGATTACATGTCTGTTGAATGGCTATTCCACAGATATTGATGTG tgttccCAATATCTGAATATCGATGTGACAGAGGCGAAAAATTGCAAAGCTACACGCGaaaccaatgaaattttgcaaaaatatggcAACATGACAGATGCCATAGAAATGACTTTTGTGCCCTCAGTGGGTCTGGGTGGG GTTTTCGACCCTTGGAAGCAACGCAGCATTTTATACAACTTTCCCAGAACATTCTGTCGCAAGTATCGCGAAAAATTCgatattgaattgaaaaatTGTTAG